A single genomic interval of Gemmatimonadota bacterium harbors:
- a CDS encoding ATP synthase F0 subunit C, protein MLYGLLTIVQEPDAVDVAKNTYALVGAGIGAGLAAIGAGIGIGLVGNGSTQAMARQPEEAATIQSAAITLAALIEGAALFAIVVAALFKFI, encoded by the coding sequence ATGCTGTATGGACTCCTGACGATCGTCCAAGAGCCTGACGCCGTCGACGTAGCCAAGAACACCTACGCCCTAGTAGGCGCCGGGATCGGCGCCGGACTCGCCGCCATCGGCGCGGGCATAGGCATCGGCCTCGTCGGCAACGGCTCCACCCAGGCCATGGCCAGACAGCCCGAGGAGGCTGCCACGATCCAGAGCGCGGCCATCACTCTGGCTGCTCTGATCGAGGGAGCGGCGCTCTTCGCGATCGTCGTCGCCGCCCTCTTCAAGTTCATCTGA
- the atpH gene encoding ATP synthase F1 subunit delta yields the protein MRGETVAANYAATLFELGRRHDALAEFGDGLAAVAELVEQEKDFRTFLETPRIDDSSRKDLMRRVFGDRLPGLVLNFLFVVVDRGRQRLLIAISSSYQAMLDEHLGREHVQVTLARPADDAMRAVIAERLTTLLGREAIPHVEVRPEILGGIVVRAGDAIYDGSVRGRLKRLRHRLLGVRLAH from the coding sequence GTGAGGGGTGAAACCGTAGCCGCCAACTACGCGGCGACCCTCTTCGAGCTGGGGCGCAGGCACGATGCCCTGGCCGAATTCGGCGACGGCCTTGCGGCGGTGGCGGAACTCGTCGAGCAGGAGAAAGACTTCCGCACCTTCCTCGAGACGCCGCGCATCGACGATTCCTCCAGAAAAGACCTCATGCGCAGGGTCTTCGGCGACCGACTGCCCGGGCTCGTGCTCAACTTCCTCTTCGTCGTCGTCGATCGCGGCAGGCAGCGGCTGCTGATCGCGATCTCGAGTTCCTATCAGGCCATGCTCGACGAGCATCTCGGTCGGGAGCACGTGCAGGTCACGCTCGCCCGCCCGGCCGATGACGCCATGCGCGCCGTAATCGCGGAGCGGCTGACGACGCTTCTTGGACGGGAGGCGATCCCGCACGTCGAGGTTCGCCCGGAGATACTGGGCGGCATCGTGGTCCGGGCCGGAGACGCCATCTACGACGGATCGGTACGCGGCAGGCTCAAGCGACTGCGGCATCGTCTGCTCGGCGTGCGCCTCGCACACTAA
- a CDS encoding AtpZ/AtpI family protein has product MKQPDKRAPRPTGERNRPPGIRDAFTAGFTLVLTVLLFLAAGAWVDHKLGTSPILSLLGAGVGAAAAIYRIVRQARIPPRRDTDRR; this is encoded by the coding sequence GTGAAACAGCCCGACAAACGTGCACCCCGCCCCACCGGTGAGCGGAACCGTCCACCGGGGATCCGAGACGCGTTCACGGCGGGATTCACGCTCGTGCTCACGGTTCTGCTCTTCCTGGCCGCGGGAGCTTGGGTGGATCACAAGCTCGGAACTTCGCCGATCCTCAGCCTTCTGGGGGCGGGCGTCGGAGCGGCGGCGGCAATCTACAGGATCGTCCGACAAGCCCGAATCCCACCACGGAGAGACACCGACCGAAGGTGA
- the atpG gene encoding ATP synthase F1 subunit gamma, whose product MKSVENTRQITRTMELVATSKLKRATDRVRAARPYAEAMAELVGGLYSPGLAQDYPLLRRPDSTRRAAVLLLTANRGLAGSFNANLVKRARIQLDELRSSGVDTELHVAGKKGIAYFRFRGEEMGTSRTDISDAPSLEDAESLVGPLRERFETGELDSVWVVSSIFRSAMSTPPHARELLPIQFGEGSDDGASADNFILSPSAGAILERTLPAYVRNAVYSALVENAAAEQGSRRTAMKNATDNAGEVLEHLTRTYNRARQAQITQEIAEIVGGSAA is encoded by the coding sequence ATGAAATCCGTCGAGAACACTCGACAGATCACACGAACGATGGAGCTGGTGGCCACCTCGAAACTGAAGCGCGCCACCGACCGCGTGCGGGCGGCCAGGCCCTATGCGGAAGCGATGGCGGAACTGGTGGGGGGCCTCTACTCGCCGGGGCTCGCACAGGACTACCCGCTGCTGCGCCGGCCCGATTCGACCCGTCGGGCGGCGGTCCTCCTGCTTACCGCCAATCGGGGGCTGGCCGGGAGCTTCAACGCCAACCTGGTGAAACGCGCGCGGATCCAGCTCGACGAGCTTAGGAGCTCCGGTGTCGATACCGAGCTCCACGTTGCCGGCAAGAAGGGCATCGCCTATTTCCGGTTTCGCGGAGAAGAGATGGGAACGAGCCGGACCGACATAAGCGACGCACCGAGCCTTGAGGACGCCGAGTCCCTGGTCGGCCCGCTTCGGGAAAGGTTCGAGACGGGTGAGCTCGACTCGGTCTGGGTCGTCAGCTCCATTTTCCGGTCCGCGATGTCCACCCCTCCGCATGCGCGGGAGCTCTTGCCGATTCAGTTCGGCGAAGGATCCGACGACGGGGCCTCGGCCGACAATTTCATTCTGTCGCCGTCGGCAGGGGCCATACTCGAGCGCACACTCCCCGCGTACGTGCGCAACGCCGTCTACTCGGCGCTCGTCGAGAACGCCGCAGCCGAGCAGGGATCGCGACGCACCGCGATGAAGAACGCTACCGACAACGCCGGCGAGGTGCTTGAGCACCTCACCAGAACCTACAACCGGGCCAGGCAGGCCCAGATCACCCAGGAGATCGCCGAGATCGTCGGCGGTTCGGCCGCCTAG
- a CDS encoding AAA family ATPase — MRREVGRTVVGQREVVDELLTALLANGHALLVGVPGLAKTLLVRTVASTLELDFSRIQFTPDLMPTDITGTEVIEEDRTTGGRVFRFVRGPVFSNIVLADEINRTPPKTQAALLEAMQERAVTAAGRSYELGRPFFVLATQNPIEQEGTYPLPEAQLDRFMLELPVHYPSREEEEEIATLTTAGPLPEVRKVSTAGEMVELQGLVRRVPAPPSLIRFAVKLARATRPGNDAAKVCSRYVSWGAGPRASQYLVLGAKARAASRGSAIPSFDDVRYVAPAVLAHRLILNFEAEAARRRTRDVIAELLEESRDWR; from the coding sequence ATGCGCCGCGAGGTCGGGCGCACGGTCGTCGGACAGAGGGAGGTTGTCGACGAGCTGCTGACCGCCCTGCTCGCCAACGGACATGCGCTTCTGGTGGGGGTACCCGGGCTGGCGAAGACGCTTCTTGTGCGCACGGTCGCCTCCACCCTCGAGCTAGACTTCTCGCGCATTCAGTTCACCCCCGATCTCATGCCCACCGACATTACGGGCACGGAGGTGATCGAGGAGGACCGAACCACGGGCGGCCGGGTCTTCCGCTTCGTGCGCGGGCCGGTGTTTTCGAACATAGTCCTGGCAGACGAGATCAACCGGACTCCGCCCAAGACCCAGGCGGCGCTCCTCGAAGCCATGCAGGAACGGGCGGTTACCGCCGCAGGCCGGAGTTACGAGCTCGGACGTCCCTTTTTCGTCCTCGCCACGCAAAACCCCATCGAGCAGGAGGGTACCTATCCCCTGCCCGAGGCGCAACTCGACCGGTTCATGCTCGAGCTCCCTGTGCACTATCCTTCCCGCGAGGAGGAGGAGGAGATCGCGACCCTGACCACCGCCGGCCCTTTGCCCGAGGTGCGGAAAGTGTCGACGGCCGGGGAGATGGTCGAGCTTCAAGGGCTGGTTCGCCGCGTGCCTGCGCCTCCCTCGCTCATAAGATTCGCGGTTAAGCTGGCGCGGGCCACCCGTCCCGGAAACGATGCCGCCAAGGTGTGTTCGCGCTACGTGTCCTGGGGGGCCGGTCCCCGCGCTTCCCAATATCTCGTGCTGGGCGCGAAGGCCAGGGCGGCTTCTCGGGGATCGGCGATTCCTTCGTTCGACGATGTCCGCTACGTCGCTCCCGCGGTTCTCGCACACCGGCTAATTCTCAACTTCGAGGCCGAAGCCGCGAGGCGGCGGACGCGCGACGTTATCGCCGAGCTGCTCGAGGAGAGCCGGGACTGGAGGTGA
- the atpF gene encoding F0F1 ATP synthase subunit B, whose translation MKHQAAARKTGPPVRRLAVLRNGSYASALALAGLALVPQPALGAEGDLFDINAGLMVWVLLVFGILLLILRRYAWGPILAAVNAREERIRSALDGADQSRDEAATLLAEQREHLAEARRRSGEIVAEGREAAEKVRAQIEAKARAEAGALVERARAEIARERDAAIEEIRRESVDIALKAASHLVSQRLDGESDREVVERYLSGIGSAS comes from the coding sequence GTGAAGCACCAAGCCGCAGCTCGGAAGACCGGGCCCCCGGTCCGCCGCCTGGCCGTGCTCCGGAACGGGTCGTACGCGTCGGCGCTCGCGCTCGCCGGCTTGGCGCTGGTTCCCCAACCGGCGCTGGGCGCCGAAGGCGACCTCTTCGACATCAACGCGGGGCTCATGGTCTGGGTCCTGCTCGTCTTCGGCATCTTGCTGCTCATCCTCAGGCGTTACGCATGGGGCCCGATCCTAGCTGCGGTCAACGCGCGTGAAGAGAGGATACGCTCGGCGCTCGACGGTGCCGACCAGAGCCGGGACGAGGCTGCGACGCTCCTCGCCGAGCAACGCGAGCACCTCGCCGAAGCTCGTAGGCGATCCGGCGAAATCGTGGCCGAAGGTCGGGAGGCGGCCGAGAAGGTCAGGGCCCAGATCGAAGCCAAGGCCCGGGCCGAAGCCGGGGCGCTCGTGGAGAGAGCCCGCGCCGAGATCGCCAGGGAGCGGGACGCCGCCATAGAGGAGATCCGCAGGGAGTCGGTCGACATCGCGCTCAAGGCGGCCTCGCACCTGGTTTCACAGCGGCTCGACGGAGAGAGCGACCGCGAGGTCGTGGAGCGCTACCTGAGCGGGATCGGCAGCGCGTCGTGA
- a CDS encoding HlyC/CorC family transporter, which yields MVGSDLSLVVALLAASGTVTTAHLAALGIRGSRLRTLQEEGFRRADTLARVQENAGAVSLTAHLLADALALAAVGVGFLYRTFTLGDGPGWLDLVIGGALVIVVRNLLAPLTAARHPVRLGLIAAPALMMLGRLGAPLDRLASKAVPAPGNNGGEKSGERELNEIRELGREEGVIEEAESRLVERAFRLDELSARDVMVPRVDIFAWPESLTTREVHEELAEVPYSRVPVYGESIDDVTGVVHVRDIYRRLAAGDSTDRLGKLARRPLFVAPSRSCSELVADFRSHRVHLGIVADEFGGTDGLVTLEDVIEELVGEIQDETDLEAAEPIRTGSDELLCGGGTDLREIAEALGVTFPRSEHRSLNGLILEGRGGIPERGEQLDLGEVRVEITGRTDSRVTRARVIRLGAPSGEA from the coding sequence ATGGTAGGTTCCGACCTCTCCCTGGTGGTTGCGCTTCTGGCGGCGTCGGGCACAGTCACCACCGCCCATCTGGCCGCTCTGGGGATCCGAGGGTCGAGGCTGCGCACTCTCCAGGAGGAGGGCTTCCGCCGGGCGGACACCCTCGCCCGGGTCCAAGAGAACGCCGGCGCGGTCAGCCTGACCGCTCACCTGCTCGCCGATGCGCTGGCGCTGGCTGCGGTCGGAGTCGGTTTTCTTTACCGCACCTTCACGCTTGGCGACGGGCCGGGCTGGCTCGACCTGGTCATCGGCGGCGCACTAGTGATCGTCGTACGGAACCTGCTCGCTCCCCTGACGGCTGCCCGCCATCCCGTCCGCCTGGGACTGATCGCCGCTCCCGCCCTGATGATGCTTGGTCGCCTAGGTGCGCCGCTCGACAGGCTGGCCTCGAAGGCCGTGCCGGCCCCCGGAAACAATGGCGGCGAGAAGTCGGGCGAGCGCGAGCTGAACGAAATCCGGGAGCTGGGCCGCGAGGAAGGGGTGATCGAGGAGGCCGAGAGCCGGCTTGTGGAAAGGGCCTTCAGGCTCGACGAGCTGAGCGCCAGAGACGTGATGGTGCCCAGAGTGGACATCTTCGCGTGGCCGGAGTCGCTCACCACGCGGGAGGTGCACGAGGAGCTCGCCGAGGTACCGTACTCCAGGGTTCCGGTCTACGGGGAATCGATCGACGACGTGACCGGGGTCGTACATGTTCGCGACATCTACAGACGGTTGGCGGCCGGCGATTCCACCGACCGCCTTGGCAAGCTGGCGCGTCGTCCGTTGTTCGTCGCTCCCTCCCGTTCCTGCTCCGAACTGGTGGCGGACTTCCGCTCCCACCGCGTGCACCTCGGCATCGTCGCCGACGAGTTCGGGGGCACCGACGGCCTCGTCACCCTCGAAGACGTGATCGAGGAACTGGTGGGGGAGATTCAGGACGAGACCGACCTGGAAGCCGCCGAACCGATCCGGACCGGCTCCGACGAACTCCTCTGCGGCGGCGGCACCGACCTGCGAGAGATAGCCGAGGCCCTCGGGGTCACTTTCCCCAGAAGTGAGCACCGTTCCCTCAATGGTCTGATTCTCGAAGGGCGAGGCGGCATTCCCGAACGCGGGGAGCAGTTGGATCTCGGAGAAGTGAGAGTGGAGATAACCGGCCGCACCGACTCGCGGGTGACCCGGGCGCGGGTGATCCGTCTCGGTGCGCCGTCGGGGGAAGCGTGA
- a CDS encoding F0F1 ATP synthase subunit epsilon, producing the protein MPRPPLEVRVVSPEKVVFEGQASAVVAPAWDGFVGILPGHAPMLALLGEGELRAERPAGGTETFTVADGVLKVDQGRVTVLTEHARIDD; encoded by the coding sequence ATGCCCCGTCCGCCGCTGGAAGTGAGGGTGGTGTCGCCCGAAAAGGTGGTTTTCGAAGGCCAGGCTTCGGCGGTCGTGGCGCCCGCCTGGGACGGTTTCGTCGGCATTCTGCCCGGCCACGCGCCCATGCTCGCCCTGCTGGGCGAAGGCGAGCTCAGGGCGGAGCGGCCCGCAGGCGGAACCGAGACGTTCACCGTCGCGGACGGGGTGCTGAAGGTCGACCAAGGCAGGGTCACGGTGCTCACCGAGCATGCTCGAATTGACGACTGA
- a CDS encoding PHP domain-containing protein has product MRVDLHIHTTASDGAWSPERVVRGAREGGLDLIAIADHDTTSGYSTAERTGREVRVQVVPAVEVSATHDKTDIHILGYFVDSDSPGLLAQTSATGDTRVRRMKEMVGRLRSVGIAITYEDVIEVAGPDRGSLARPHLAKALVRRGAARNVQDAFDRYIADGSPFYLPVDVMSPRRAVQVIREAGGIAVWAHPPFRLLDPMLPSLVRAGLGGLEVYRPSHGPGDVLRLEELCRTHGLLMSGGSDWHNPDSGKALGDFFVDAFEIEPLLEAGGI; this is encoded by the coding sequence ATGAGGGTCGACCTCCATATCCACACCACCGCCTCGGACGGCGCCTGGTCGCCTGAGCGGGTGGTTCGTGGAGCCAGGGAAGGAGGGCTCGACCTGATCGCGATCGCCGATCACGACACGACCTCGGGCTACTCCACCGCCGAACGGACCGGGCGCGAGGTTCGCGTCCAGGTGGTCCCGGCCGTAGAAGTGAGCGCGACCCACGACAAGACCGACATTCACATCCTGGGCTATTTCGTGGATTCCGACTCGCCGGGGCTGCTGGCGCAGACGAGCGCCACCGGCGACACCCGCGTCCGACGCATGAAGGAGATGGTCGGGAGACTGAGGAGCGTCGGGATCGCCATCACCTACGAAGACGTGATCGAGGTCGCCGGGCCCGACCGGGGCTCCTTGGCACGTCCCCACCTGGCCAAGGCGCTGGTGAGGCGCGGCGCCGCGAGGAACGTCCAGGACGCCTTCGACCGCTACATCGCCGACGGGTCGCCCTTCTATCTACCGGTGGACGTCATGTCGCCCAGGCGCGCGGTTCAGGTGATCCGGGAAGCGGGCGGAATCGCGGTCTGGGCTCATCCTCCCTTCCGGCTTCTCGACCCCATGCTCCCTTCGCTGGTGCGGGCCGGTCTGGGCGGACTCGAGGTCTACCGTCCCTCGCACGGTCCCGGCGACGTTCTCCGCCTGGAAGAGCTTTGCCGAACCCACGGTCTGCTCATGAGCGGAGGCTCGGACTGGCACAATCCGGATTCCGGCAAAGCGCTCGGAGATTTCTTCGTGGACGCCTTCGAGATCGAGCCCTTGCTCGAGGCCGGGGGAATTTAG
- the atpB gene encoding F0F1 ATP synthase subunit A produces the protein MLTSICTALALALPVWENGFAAPLEAAEDSYPAHAQGAFPDQGASFVQDQETADEHAADETGEDPDLQGMLFHHLADGRTIDFHILGIHETITLPENWQVTVAGVSLNLAPTKHTIFLLLAAFLCLVLLVPVARRARAGYDEGTPTGLSNAVEGLILYFRNEVVRRNIGRGADGYTGYILTLFFFILFMNLLGLVPFGSTATGNIMVTGALALVTLAVVECSGMRALGFQGYMRTIFHAPPGLKGPMLVLVMAILVPVEAIGKVAKPFALMIRLFANMFAGHTLILSLLGLIFVFATIGPARWAIAGVSVAMVSLLMVLELFIALLQAYIFAMLTSVFIGSIRHAH, from the coding sequence ATGCTTACTTCTATCTGCACCGCTCTGGCGCTTGCGCTCCCGGTGTGGGAGAACGGATTCGCCGCACCTCTCGAGGCGGCCGAAGACTCCTACCCGGCCCACGCCCAAGGCGCATTTCCCGATCAGGGCGCCTCGTTCGTTCAGGATCAGGAAACCGCCGACGAGCACGCCGCTGACGAAACGGGCGAGGATCCCGACCTCCAGGGGATGCTTTTCCACCATCTGGCGGACGGCAGGACGATCGACTTCCACATCCTGGGCATCCACGAGACGATCACCCTTCCGGAGAACTGGCAGGTCACCGTAGCGGGCGTTTCCCTGAATCTCGCGCCGACCAAGCACACGATCTTTCTCCTGCTGGCGGCATTCCTCTGCCTGGTTCTTCTGGTGCCGGTTGCGCGCAGGGCGAGGGCCGGGTACGACGAAGGTACGCCCACAGGGCTGTCGAACGCCGTCGAGGGGCTGATCCTCTACTTCCGGAACGAGGTGGTGCGCCGAAACATCGGTCGCGGCGCCGACGGTTACACGGGATACATCCTCACCCTCTTCTTCTTCATCCTCTTCATGAATCTGCTCGGCCTCGTCCCCTTCGGGTCGACGGCCACGGGCAACATCATGGTCACCGGCGCACTGGCTCTCGTGACGCTCGCGGTCGTCGAATGCTCCGGGATGCGCGCGCTCGGCTTCCAAGGCTACATGCGCACCATCTTCCATGCGCCGCCGGGGCTCAAGGGTCCCATGCTCGTATTGGTCATGGCGATCCTGGTGCCGGTGGAGGCCATCGGCAAGGTCGCCAAGCCCTTCGCCCTCATGATCCGACTCTTCGCCAACATGTTCGCCGGCCACACCCTGATCCTCTCGCTGCTCGGCCTCATCTTCGTCTTCGCCACGATCGGGCCTGCCCGCTGGGCCATCGCCGGGGTCTCGGTCGCCATGGTGTCGCTGCTCATGGTCCTCGAGCTCTTCATAGCCCTTCTGCAGGCATATATCTTCGCGATGCTGACCTCCGTCTTCATAGGATCGATCCGGCACGCGCACTGA
- the atpD gene encoding F0F1 ATP synthase subunit beta, which produces MADNNSVDNHLSKGLAQLGAPGSQETATANGVGRVVQVIGPVLDVQFPPESLPEIYNALRLSATSEDGGELELVAEVQQHIGRGQVRAVSMSSTDGVTRGMEVVDTGDSISVPVGEPSLGRILNVLGEPVDELGPVGGVGEDAPERWPIHRAAPKFANLEPRTEIFETGIKVVDLLAPYVKGGKTGLFGGAGVGKTVIIMELINNIAMEHGGRSVFCGVGERTREGNDLWLEMKESGVLESTALCYGQMNEPPGARLRVGLSGLTMAEYFRDVEGQDVLLFVDNIFRFTQAGSEVSALLGRMPSAVGYQPTLGTEMGELQERITSTEAGSITSVQAIYVPADDLTDPAPAAAFTHLDATTVLSRSIAEQGIYPAVDPLDSNSRIMDPQFVGARHYKVATDVQAILQRYKDLQDIIAILGMDELTEEDKVIVGRARRIARFLSQPFHVAEQFTGIPGTYVRLDDTVDSFERLASGEFDHLPEQAFYMRGGIEGVVAAAERLEQEAS; this is translated from the coding sequence ATGGCAGACAACAACAGCGTCGACAATCACCTTTCCAAGGGGCTTGCGCAGCTCGGCGCCCCGGGGTCGCAGGAGACGGCGACCGCCAATGGCGTCGGCAGGGTGGTGCAGGTCATCGGCCCGGTTCTCGATGTCCAGTTTCCCCCCGAGTCCCTCCCCGAGATCTACAACGCTCTCCGCCTCTCGGCGACGAGCGAGGACGGCGGCGAACTGGAGCTAGTGGCCGAAGTCCAGCAGCATATCGGCCGGGGTCAGGTGCGGGCGGTCTCGATGTCTTCGACCGACGGCGTGACGCGGGGCATGGAGGTGGTCGACACCGGCGACTCGATCTCGGTACCGGTCGGCGAGCCGTCTCTGGGTCGGATCCTGAACGTCCTGGGCGAGCCGGTCGACGAGCTCGGTCCGGTGGGTGGGGTGGGCGAGGACGCTCCCGAGCGCTGGCCAATCCACCGGGCCGCGCCCAAGTTCGCCAATCTCGAGCCCAGGACCGAGATCTTCGAGACCGGCATCAAGGTCGTCGATCTCCTCGCGCCCTACGTCAAGGGCGGGAAGACCGGTCTGTTCGGCGGCGCGGGCGTCGGCAAGACGGTCATCATCATGGAGCTCATCAACAACATCGCCATGGAGCATGGCGGTCGGTCGGTGTTCTGCGGCGTGGGCGAGCGCACTCGCGAGGGCAACGACCTCTGGCTCGAAATGAAGGAGTCGGGGGTGCTGGAATCGACCGCGCTCTGCTACGGTCAGATGAACGAACCTCCGGGCGCGCGGCTGCGCGTCGGTCTCAGCGGGCTGACCATGGCTGAGTACTTTCGCGACGTCGAGGGGCAGGATGTCCTGCTCTTCGTCGACAACATCTTCCGCTTCACCCAGGCAGGTTCCGAGGTGTCGGCTCTGCTTGGGCGCATGCCCTCCGCAGTCGGATACCAGCCGACGCTGGGAACCGAGATGGGCGAACTCCAGGAGCGCATCACGTCCACCGAGGCGGGATCGATCACCTCGGTGCAGGCGATCTACGTCCCTGCCGACGACCTGACCGATCCGGCTCCGGCGGCCGCCTTCACCCACCTCGACGCCACTACGGTGCTTTCGCGGTCGATCGCCGAACAGGGCATCTATCCGGCGGTCGATCCGCTCGACTCGAACTCCCGGATCATGGACCCGCAGTTCGTAGGTGCGCGTCACTACAAGGTCGCGACCGACGTGCAGGCCATCCTCCAGCGTTACAAGGACCTCCAGGACATCATCGCCATCCTCGGCATGGACGAGCTCACCGAGGAGGACAAGGTGATCGTCGGGCGGGCGCGCCGGATCGCGCGCTTCCTCTCGCAGCCCTTCCACGTGGCCGAACAGTTCACCGGCATTCCCGGCACCTACGTCAGACTTGACGACACCGTCGACTCGTTCGAGCGGCTCGCTTCGGGAGAGTTCGATCACCTGCCCGAACAGGCATTCTACATGCGGGGCGGCATCGAGGGCGTGGTCGCCGCAGCGGAGCGGCTCGAGCAGGAAGCCTCCTGA
- the atpA gene encoding F0F1 ATP synthase subunit alpha, translating to MSDSTQLRSAEIKDVLIREIEGYEEELRAEEVGEVLEVKDGIARIYGLTSAMASEMLEIASADSGRTVTALALNLEEDNIGAVIMGDWTSLHEGDQVRRTGRVLELAVGGGYLGRCVNPIGEPIDGMGPIDGIEGSRQIDVVAPGIVKRQPVKEPLQTGLKAIDSMIPIGRGQRELIIGDRGTGKTAIGVDTIINQKGGDVICVYCAIGQRAGKVRGVVETLREHGAMDYTVVVVANASDPAPLQYIAPYAACTIAEHFMWQGKHTLLVYDDLSKQAQAYRQLSLVLRRPPGREAYPGDVFYLHSRLLERAAKLSDDMGGGSLTALPIIETQGGDVSAYIPTNVISITDGQIFLEPDLFYSGVRPAVNVGISVSRVGGSAQIKAMRSVAGRLRLDLAQYRELEAFAQFGSDLDATTQRQLARGARTVELLKQPQYAPMAVESQVAAIYAVTNGFLDKIPVEDVRAWELGFHERLAADDSGVLSSIRDTGKLTDELREALDKVIGEHSEEFAARRASESSATAGSPVAAGV from the coding sequence ATGTCAGACTCAACGCAGTTGCGCTCCGCCGAGATCAAGGATGTCCTCATCCGAGAGATCGAAGGCTACGAGGAGGAGTTGCGCGCTGAAGAAGTAGGGGAAGTCCTCGAGGTCAAGGACGGGATCGCCCGCATCTACGGCCTCACCAGCGCCATGGCGTCCGAGATGCTCGAGATCGCCTCGGCGGATTCGGGGCGGACGGTGACCGCGCTGGCCCTCAACCTCGAGGAGGACAACATTGGCGCGGTCATCATGGGTGACTGGACGAGCCTGCACGAAGGCGATCAGGTCCGTCGCACCGGACGAGTGCTCGAGCTGGCGGTGGGTGGCGGTTACCTGGGCAGGTGCGTGAACCCCATCGGCGAGCCCATCGACGGCATGGGACCCATCGACGGCATCGAGGGCTCCCGGCAGATCGACGTCGTCGCCCCGGGCATCGTCAAGCGCCAGCCCGTGAAGGAACCACTGCAGACCGGCCTCAAGGCCATCGACTCGATGATCCCGATCGGCCGCGGCCAGCGCGAACTCATAATCGGAGACCGCGGCACCGGCAAGACCGCCATCGGCGTCGACACCATCATCAACCAGAAGGGCGGCGACGTCATCTGCGTCTACTGCGCGATCGGTCAGAGGGCGGGCAAGGTCAGGGGAGTGGTCGAGACTCTGCGCGAGCACGGCGCGATGGACTACACCGTGGTGGTGGTCGCCAACGCCTCGGATCCCGCGCCACTCCAGTACATAGCCCCATATGCGGCGTGCACGATCGCCGAGCACTTCATGTGGCAGGGCAAGCACACCCTCCTGGTCTACGACGACCTCTCCAAGCAGGCCCAGGCCTATCGGCAACTCTCGCTGGTGCTCAGGAGACCGCCGGGCCGCGAGGCGTATCCCGGCGATGTCTTCTACCTCCACTCGCGTCTGCTGGAACGCGCCGCCAAGCTCTCGGACGACATGGGCGGCGGATCGCTGACCGCCCTCCCGATCATCGAAACCCAGGGCGGAGACGTATCGGCGTACATCCCGACCAACGTGATCTCGATCACCGACGGCCAGATCTTCCTGGAGCCCGACCTCTTCTACTCGGGCGTCCGGCCTGCGGTGAACGTCGGCATTTCGGTGTCGCGCGTGGGCGGATCGGCGCAGATCAAGGCGATGCGCTCGGTAGCTGGTCGTCTTCGTCTCGACCTCGCCCAGTACCGCGAGCTCGAGGCCTTCGCGCAGTTCGGCTCCGACCTCGACGCCACCACTCAGCGTCAGCTCGCGCGGGGCGCCCGCACGGTCGAACTCCTCAAGCAGCCTCAGTACGCGCCCATGGCGGTCGAGTCGCAGGTGGCGGCCATCTACGCGGTGACCAACGGTTTCCTCGACAAGATTCCCGTCGAGGACGTCAGAGCCTGGGAGCTTGGTTTCCACGAGCGTCTGGCGGCCGACGATTCGGGCGTGCTGAGCTCGATCCGGGACACCGGCAAACTCACCGACGAGCTGCGCGAGGCGCTCGACAAGGTTATTGGGGAACACTCGGAGGAGTTCGCGGCCCGCCGCGCTTCCGAGAGCTCGGCCACCGCCGGCTCTCCGGTGGCGGCCGGGGTTTGA